A segment of the Calditrichota bacterium genome:
ATTTAAATCCATAAAATCCTGTAAATCCTGTCTAAAAAACGGAACTAACCATGACACAAATTTATTTTGATTTAGAAAAATCAGACAGAGGTTTCAACTATCGCTTTGTGCAGCCACCGCAAATTACGTATCTAATTTCTACAATTGACGAATTTGGCAACGGAAATGTCACGCCGGTCACTCTCGGCACGTGCGTTGGCGTAAATTCTTTGGCAGAACCATCGGGTTCGAACTGGTATTTTGCCTTTTCCGTGGGCAGCCGGGATGTTCCCGACATTCCTGTTCGGGATGCTTTTCGTAATCTTGTCAAAAATCCGGAATGCGTGATCAGCTATCCGGGCGCGGAATTGATGGAAAAAATCTGGGCGATGGGTTTGCCGTTCCCGCGCGGCATCAATGAACTGGAAATCGCGGAATTGACGCCGCTGGCGTCGAAAAAAGTGAAGCCGACCGGCATCAAAGAATGTCCGATCAATCTGGAGGCGCGAGTTCAAAAATCTATTCCTGTCGGGGATCATTACCAACTGTTTGTGTGCCAGATTGTAGCTGCAACCATCGACGAAAATTTAATTCAAAAAGATAATCGCAATCCGCTTCATCTCGGCGTGCTGGAGATTGATCCGTTGTTCGAAGTGGCGATTGTTCCGGAAAACGGGAAGCCGCCGCGACTCTATTTTGGGAAAATCGATCGGAGAAATTTCATTCGAACTCCGGATGACATCGGTTCTTCGAAAAAATGGCTGGGTTCTTTTGAAGAATGGATAGAAGATGAGGCGGAAAGAGGGAAAATTAATTCCGAAGAAAAAAGCGAAATTCTGGGGTTATACGAAAAATGGAAGGAAAATCCAGATCCTGAAACGAATGAAATTGTGCGCCTTAAATTAATTGAATTTCTCAAAAAAATAATCTGGGAAAGAAGATAGGCCATGACGCCGCG
Coding sequences within it:
- a CDS encoding flavin reductase family protein — its product is MTQIYFDLEKSDRGFNYRFVQPPQITYLISTIDEFGNGNVTPVTLGTCVGVNSLAEPSGSNWYFAFSVGSRDVPDIPVRDAFRNLVKNPECVISYPGAELMEKIWAMGLPFPRGINELEIAELTPLASKKVKPTGIKECPINLEARVQKSIPVGDHYQLFVCQIVAATIDENLIQKDNRNPLHLGVLEIDPLFEVAIVPENGKPPRLYFGKIDRRNFIRTPDDIGSSKKWLGSFEEWIEDEAERGKINSEEKSEILGLYEKWKENPDPETNEIVRLKLIEFLKKIIWERR